GATGAGTAGCGTAGAACCCATGACGCCAACTATCGTTCCGCTAATTCGCGTGCTCTCAGGGACGCTCTGCACTAAAAGTATGTCGGATTCAGTCACCTCTGGCCTAAGGCTATACGACGGTAGTAAATACTGAAAGTCTGGCGTATCAAACATAATCTGCGATGGAGTGATAGAGCGAATCCTGTCGAATATACCCTCAAGCGCGAGCTGTATGTGGATTTGAGTCGGTAGCTTCTGTAGGTTCTTTAATTTTGTTTCGAGGCGCACCCATTCGGTTAACCCAACCTGAGTATGGATTTTTCGTTCCAAGTTTCTTGCCATCGTGCCGTTGCCCCTACCTATGAAAAGGCAAGCAATCGCGCCCTGCTCCAATACGCGTACTTCACGTCGCTCCCACAGCGCGACGCCAACTTTTATGACGTCATCGGCGAAGTACGCCAAATACACAGCGTGATCAGCACTAAGTAAGTCACCTGCTTGTTTGGATAGTCCATAGCCAGTTTTTGCCGTAAATGAAGCGTCTTGTTGTTTACAGAAATCGCACTGTCCTTCTTTGCCCGAAGGTATAGTTGCCTTGCCCTGACAAGGGGTGCGTTCTCGCGCTTTAAATCGTATATAGCCGACACAGTATCTGTGCTCTGATAGGACTATGTCTATACTTTCACCAGTTTTTAGTGTCACTCCTGAATCACCAATAAACAATTCTGGCCGCATATTCTGCCATGAGAGTTCAAGAATTTGCTTATTTTGCGGTACGTCCACTGATTTCTCTCCAGTCGCTTAAGCCACCTAGACTCTCGACGTTTGCATTGTTTCATGCAAACTTAGGCCTCCAGGTCCCTTTGAAGTAGGACACTAGCCAGAAAGGCTAGTGTGTATGAAACGGTATCGAAAAGTCAGCAAAACCAGCAGATCAAAATCTACAATAGTAACTATGGGTCAGAAGTACGATCACTTAAGCTACGAAGATCGAGTCAAGATAGAGCATTGGCGTAGGAGCGGCAAGAGTCTTTGCTACATAGCTGGTGAGTTGGGGCGTAGCCCCAACACCATTAGCTATGAACTAAAAAACCTTGCTGTGTCCGGTGAGTATGTCGCCAAGAAAGCCAGCGTTAAGGCTTACCAGAAGCGCTACTACGCGAGAACGTCTAGCAACAAGGTTGCTCGTGACAAAGCATTGCGCCAGTATGTCGACGAGGGATTAGATAAAGGTTGGTCTCCTGGCGAAATTGCCGGGAGTAATGACTGTCCTGTTTCAAAACGGACTATCTACCGGTATGTCACGCTCTACGCGCTCCAACACAAGCTGTACTTCAAGGGGAGGCCGCGTCGGCGCAAGGCGATGTATCGACGAGGGCTCATCGGTGAGCGGAAGTGGATCGAGGAGCGCATCCTACGGGACGAGATTGGACACTGGGAGCTGGATTTCATAGTTAGCCCGACCAAGAGCGGTAGTAAGGCTGTCTTGCTCGTCGCGGTGGATACAGTCAGTAAGCGGACGCTCATCGAGTTACTGCCGAACCGGACCAAACAGGAGCTCTCGCGAGCCTTGAGGAAGGTATTTGACGGCGTTGCCGTCAAGACTATCCTAACTGACAACGACATTGCTTTCACGTACTGGAAGCACTTCGAGCAGCTCCTGGGCGCGCCGTTCTACTTTACCCACCCATACCATAGCTGGGAAAAAGGACTAGTTGAAAACACTAACAAATGGATTCGCCACTTCATCCCCAAGCAAACTAATCTCGAGACGGTTACCAAAGAAACCATCGCTACGGTACTCACGTACCTAAACGAACGCCCAAGACAAGTCTTGGGCTACAGAACAGCGA
The window above is part of the Spartobacteria bacterium genome. Proteins encoded here:
- a CDS encoding DUF2797 domain-containing protein codes for the protein MDVPQNKQILELSWQNMRPELFIGDSGVTLKTGESIDIVLSEHRYCVGYIRFKARERTPCQGKATIPSGKEGQCDFCKQQDASFTAKTGYGLSKQAGDLLSADHAVYLAYFADDVIKVGVALWERREVRVLEQGAIACLFIGRGNGTMARNLERKIHTQVGLTEWVRLETKLKNLQKLPTQIHIQLALEGIFDRIRSITPSQIMFDTPDFQYLLPSYSLRPEVTESDILLVQSVPESTRISGTIVGVMGSTLLITAADTHVYAVGGRYLSGFHCVDLSSTFKYQLAGLELKKIPANRQRSLFDI
- a CDS encoding IS30 family transposase — encoded protein: MKRYRKVSKTSRSKSTIVTMGQKYDHLSYEDRVKIEHWRRSGKSLCYIAGELGRSPNTISYELKNLAVSGEYVAKKASVKAYQKRYYARTSSNKVARDKALRQYVDEGLDKGWSPGEIAGSNDCPVSKRTIYRYVTLYALQHKLYFKGRPRRRKAMYRRGLIGERKWIEERILRDEIGHWELDFIVSPTKSGSKAVLLVAVDTVSKRTLIELLPNRTKQELSRALRKVFDGVAVKTILTDNDIAFTYWKHFEQLLGAPFYFTHPYHSWEKGLVENTNKWIRHFIPKQTNLETVTKETIATVLTYLNERPRQVLGYRTANDVYLEYLTIQG